The following are encoded together in the Xanthobacter autotrophicus Py2 genome:
- a CDS encoding virulence factor MVIN family protein (PFAM: virulence factor MVIN family protein~KEGG: sfu:Sfum_1033 integral membrane protein MviN) has protein sequence MSPNGSNKEPGQEPSRRSSQARTIGIASAIWGVSIFLSRILGLVREQIIGRTLGASRQADLYFASFTLPDFLNYLLAAGALSIVFIPIFVKYLEAGDTRRGWEAFSVIANFIVVVGSLAIALMMIFARPLATLVAPGFTDAAEVDELVRLMRIILPAQFFHILGGLLSAALMAQDRHALPALAPLIYSACIILGGLVGAYYPELGAEGFAWGVLAGSIIGPFALPLFGCLRTHMRWHAALSLRSVDLHRYLLLSLPIMIGFSIVVVDEWIIKNQASFLAAGALAQLQYGRTLMKVPIGIFGMALGVASYPTISRLVAAGEVVEAYGVLSRAIRLMLVAILAAGVCLTVAGYEAVYLIWGMFGSRFTAADALETSRILALLTIGIGGWAAQSVISRGFYALGSTWLPTLVGTAVTFAMIPFYVVLRERFGAEGLAVASSTAILAYVFLLGWLQRRRFEKEAAARGAVLSAAPGMLSGVWRLSLAAVIAIGVGLALRMGLVAILPGNGVIAILVRGAVLCLAGIGVYAVAAWALGITELREVAQKVGRALRGRRG, from the coding sequence ATGTCGCCCAACGGGTCGAACAAGGAACCTGGGCAGGAACCGAGCAGGCGTTCGAGCCAGGCCCGAACCATCGGTATCGCCTCGGCGATCTGGGGCGTCTCGATCTTCCTCAGCCGCATCCTTGGGCTGGTGCGCGAGCAGATCATCGGCCGCACCCTGGGAGCGAGCCGGCAGGCGGACCTCTACTTCGCTTCCTTCACCCTGCCGGATTTCCTGAACTACCTGTTGGCTGCCGGCGCGCTGTCCATCGTCTTCATCCCCATCTTCGTCAAATATCTGGAAGCGGGGGACACGAGGCGCGGCTGGGAAGCCTTCAGCGTCATCGCCAATTTCATCGTCGTGGTGGGCTCGCTGGCCATCGCGCTGATGATGATCTTCGCCCGGCCGCTCGCCACCCTCGTGGCGCCGGGCTTCACCGACGCGGCGGAGGTGGACGAACTGGTGCGCCTCATGCGCATCATCCTGCCGGCGCAGTTCTTCCATATCCTCGGCGGCCTGCTCTCGGCGGCGCTGATGGCGCAGGACCGCCATGCCCTGCCGGCGCTGGCGCCGCTGATCTATTCGGCCTGCATCATCCTCGGCGGCCTCGTCGGCGCCTATTATCCGGAGCTGGGCGCGGAGGGCTTCGCCTGGGGCGTGCTCGCGGGCTCCATCATCGGCCCCTTCGCCTTGCCCCTGTTCGGTTGCCTCAGGACGCACATGCGCTGGCATGCGGCGCTGTCGCTGCGCAGCGTGGACCTGCATCGCTACCTGCTGCTGTCGCTGCCCATCATGATCGGCTTCTCCATCGTGGTGGTGGACGAATGGATCATCAAGAACCAGGCCTCCTTCCTCGCCGCCGGCGCGCTGGCACAGCTGCAATATGGCCGCACGCTCATGAAGGTGCCCATCGGCATCTTCGGCATGGCGCTCGGCGTCGCCTCCTATCCCACCATCAGCCGCCTCGTCGCAGCGGGAGAGGTGGTGGAGGCCTATGGCGTGCTGTCCCGTGCCATCCGGCTGATGCTGGTGGCGATCCTCGCGGCCGGCGTGTGCCTCACGGTCGCGGGCTATGAGGCGGTCTATCTCATCTGGGGCATGTTCGGCTCCCGCTTCACCGCGGCGGATGCGCTGGAGACCTCGCGGATCCTGGCGCTGCTCACCATTGGCATCGGTGGCTGGGCGGCGCAGAGCGTGATCAGCCGGGGCTTCTACGCGCTCGGCTCCACATGGCTGCCGACTTTGGTGGGCACGGCCGTCACCTTCGCCATGATCCCTTTCTATGTGGTGCTGCGCGAGCGCTTCGGCGCGGAAGGTCTGGCGGTGGCCAGCTCCACCGCGATCCTCGCCTATGTCTTCCTCTTGGGCTGGCTGCAGCGGCGGCGGTTCGAGAAGGAGGCGGCGGCGCGGGGGGCGGTGCTTTCCGCCGCGCCCGGCATGCTCTCCGGGGTCTGGCGGCTCAGCCTCGCGGCGGTGATCGCCATCGGGGTTGGCCTGGCGCTGCGCATGGGCCTCGTGGCAATCCTGCCGGGCAACGGCGTGATCGCCATTCTGGTCCGCGGGGCGGTGCTGTGCCTTGCCGGCATCGGGGTCTATGCGGTGGCGGCGTGGGCGCTCGGCATCACCGAGCTGCGCGAGGTGGCGCAGAAGGTGGGCCGGGCGCTACGTGGGCGCAGGGGCTGA
- a CDS encoding adenosine/AMP deaminase (PFAM: adenosine/AMP deaminase~KEGG: xac:XAC0308 adenosine deaminase) produces MRRRRIWIVVLLAVAAVLLARLFVVARDLPGTITAAHFETLRADQPRMRAFLNRMPKGGDLHTHLSGAVYAERFLAWAVRDGLCFRRADMTLLPRPDGAAPDQPCGTDPAVVPLADAVSGPKGQTTYDLILNALSTRWFLPTLAVPSGHDQFFATFGKFNAATGGSDWDQTARRMAEMVVDELKQYDASKVQYVEFMVTFFEGADRERMTQAIGAVGEPAAMLATLQRSGLDAAVAAKARQVAAIVAHIEGLRDCAGDATRPGCGVTFRFIAQVNRNSAPASVFAQTALAAGLVRAAPGMVVGLNYVGPEDYRVSLRDYRTHMKWIGFLAGADVPVALHAGELWLGLVPPDDLDFHIREAVEIAGARRIGHGTAVGFERNMEGLLAEMRRRGVTIEIALTSSDVILGVRGRAHPIVTYLNAGVPVTLATDDAGVSRIDLTNEYFRAARDHGLGYARLKAIAHTALAHSFLTEAEKDREGARLDRAFADFEQNVREEQPASAQLVAVLQALLPLPLPQLR; encoded by the coding sequence TTGCGTCGCCGCCGCATCTGGATCGTCGTGCTCTTGGCCGTGGCTGCGGTGCTGCTCGCGCGGCTGTTCGTGGTCGCTCGCGACCTGCCCGGAACCATCACGGCGGCGCATTTCGAGACCCTGCGGGCCGACCAGCCGCGCATGCGCGCCTTCCTGAACCGCATGCCCAAGGGCGGCGACCTGCACACCCATCTGTCGGGCGCGGTCTATGCGGAGCGCTTTCTCGCCTGGGCGGTACGCGACGGCCTGTGCTTCCGCCGCGCCGACATGACTCTCCTGCCCCGGCCGGACGGCGCCGCCCCCGACCAGCCGTGCGGGACGGACCCTGCCGTGGTGCCGCTGGCCGACGCCGTGTCCGGCCCGAAGGGGCAGACCACCTACGATCTCATCCTCAATGCCCTCTCCACCCGCTGGTTCCTGCCGACCCTGGCGGTGCCCTCGGGCCATGACCAGTTCTTCGCCACCTTCGGCAAGTTCAACGCCGCCACCGGCGGCTCGGACTGGGACCAGACCGCCCGCCGCATGGCCGAGATGGTAGTGGACGAGCTGAAGCAGTACGACGCCTCGAAGGTCCAGTATGTGGAGTTCATGGTCACCTTCTTCGAAGGCGCCGACCGCGAGCGGATGACGCAGGCCATTGGCGCGGTGGGCGAGCCGGCCGCCATGCTGGCGACGCTCCAGCGCAGCGGCCTCGACGCGGCGGTGGCGGCAAAGGCGCGTCAGGTCGCCGCCATCGTGGCGCACATCGAGGGCCTGCGCGACTGCGCGGGCGATGCCACCCGCCCCGGCTGTGGCGTCACCTTCCGCTTCATCGCGCAGGTGAACCGCAACAGCGCGCCGGCCTCGGTCTTCGCCCAGACCGCGCTGGCGGCTGGCCTGGTGCGGGCGGCACCCGGCATGGTGGTGGGGCTGAACTATGTGGGGCCGGAGGACTACCGGGTCTCCCTGCGCGATTACCGCACCCACATGAAATGGATCGGCTTCCTCGCCGGCGCCGACGTGCCGGTGGCGCTGCATGCGGGCGAGCTGTGGCTCGGGCTGGTGCCGCCGGATGACCTCGACTTCCATATCCGCGAGGCGGTGGAAATTGCCGGCGCCCGGCGCATCGGCCACGGCACGGCGGTGGGTTTCGAGCGCAACATGGAAGGCCTGCTCGCCGAGATGCGCCGGCGCGGGGTCACCATTGAGATCGCGCTCACCTCCAGCGACGTGATCCTCGGCGTGCGCGGCAGGGCGCACCCCATCGTCACCTATCTCAACGCCGGCGTGCCGGTGACGCTGGCCACCGACGACGCCGGCGTGTCACGCATCGACCTCACCAACGAGTATTTCCGCGCCGCGCGCGACCATGGGCTGGGCTACGCCCGGCTGAAGGCCATCGCCCACACGGCCCTTGCCCATTCGTTCCTGACCGAAGCGGAGAAGGACCGCGAGGGCGCCCGCCTCGACCGGGCGTTCGCCGATTTCGAACAGAACGTGAGGGAGGAGCAGCCGGCCTCGGCCCAGCTTGTGGCGGTGCTACAGGCGCTACTCCCCCTGCCCTTGCCCCAGTTGCGCTGA
- a CDS encoding Pyrrolo-quinoline quinone (PFAM: Pyrrolo-quinoline quinone~KEGG: sme:SMb20173 putative methanol dehydrogenase protein, large subunit): protein MRAMLTAKSLAVATAAALLGLAPAHANDDVLKRIADPAGQVLQTIDYANTRYSRLDQINAANVGKLAVAWTFSTGVLRGHEGSPLVVDGVMYVHTPFPNIVYALDLDHDGRILWKYEPKQGRAVTAIMCCDLINRGLAYAEGMVFLHQADTTIVALDAKTGAVRWKVANGDPKKGESSTATVMPVKDKLIVGIAGAEFGARGHISAYNLKDGTLAWRAYSTGPDAEMLLDPRKTTELGKPVGADSSLKSWQGDQWKIGGGAPWGWFAYDPKLNLVYYGSANPSTWNPSQRPGDNKWSDTIFARDADTGVARWVYQMTPHDQWDFDGVNEMILTDQMVDGQARALLTHFDRNGFAYTIDRATGALLGAEKFDPTVNWAAGIDMDPASPTYGRPLLDPAHGTEAKGEDETYTGICPAALGAKNQQPAAYSPKTGLFYVPTNHLCMDYEPFHVDYTPGQPYVGATLTMYPARGGDGRTGNFIAWDNVKGRIAWSVPELFSVWSGALATAGGVVFYGTLEGYLKAVDATTGKELYRFKTPSGIVGNVMTYTHRGRQCVAVLSGIGGWAGIGLAAGLADPDAGSGAKDAYAALDRYTALGGQLTVFALPEGF from the coding sequence ATGCGCGCAATGCTGACAGCGAAATCCCTTGCCGTAGCGACCGCCGCCGCGCTCCTCGGATTGGCCCCGGCCCATGCCAACGACGACGTGCTGAAACGCATCGCAGATCCGGCGGGCCAGGTGCTCCAGACAATCGACTACGCCAACACGCGCTATTCCCGCCTCGACCAGATCAACGCCGCCAACGTGGGCAAGCTTGCGGTGGCCTGGACCTTCTCCACCGGCGTGCTGCGCGGCCATGAGGGCAGCCCGCTGGTCGTGGACGGGGTGATGTATGTCCACACCCCCTTCCCCAACATCGTCTATGCGCTGGATCTCGATCACGACGGCCGCATCCTGTGGAAGTACGAGCCCAAGCAGGGCCGCGCCGTCACCGCCATCATGTGCTGCGACCTGATCAACCGCGGCCTCGCCTATGCCGAGGGCATGGTGTTCTTGCACCAGGCCGACACCACCATCGTCGCGCTCGACGCCAAAACCGGCGCGGTGCGCTGGAAGGTCGCCAACGGCGATCCGAAAAAGGGGGAATCCAGCACCGCCACCGTCATGCCGGTGAAGGACAAGCTGATCGTCGGCATCGCCGGCGCGGAGTTCGGCGCGCGCGGGCACATCAGCGCCTACAACCTGAAGGACGGCACCCTCGCCTGGCGGGCCTACAGCACCGGCCCCGACGCCGAGATGCTGCTGGATCCGCGCAAGACCACCGAGCTGGGCAAGCCGGTGGGCGCAGATTCCTCGCTGAAGAGCTGGCAGGGCGACCAATGGAAGATCGGCGGTGGCGCCCCGTGGGGCTGGTTCGCCTACGACCCGAAGCTCAACCTCGTCTATTACGGCAGCGCCAATCCCTCCACCTGGAACCCGTCTCAGCGCCCCGGCGACAACAAATGGTCCGACACCATCTTCGCCCGCGATGCCGACACCGGCGTCGCCCGCTGGGTCTACCAGATGACGCCCCACGACCAGTGGGACTTCGACGGCGTCAACGAGATGATCCTCACCGACCAGATGGTGGACGGCCAAGCGCGCGCGCTGCTCACCCATTTCGACCGTAACGGCTTCGCCTACACAATCGACCGCGCCACCGGCGCACTGCTTGGGGCGGAAAAGTTCGACCCGACCGTCAACTGGGCCGCCGGCATCGACATGGACCCGGCGAGCCCCACCTACGGCCGACCCCTCCTCGATCCGGCCCACGGCACCGAGGCGAAAGGCGAGGACGAGACCTACACCGGCATCTGCCCCGCCGCCCTCGGCGCCAAGAACCAGCAGCCGGCAGCCTATTCCCCGAAAACCGGCCTGTTCTACGTGCCCACCAACCACCTGTGCATGGACTACGAGCCGTTCCACGTGGACTACACCCCCGGCCAGCCCTATGTGGGGGCGACGCTCACCATGTATCCGGCCCGTGGCGGCGACGGGCGGACGGGCAATTTCATCGCCTGGGACAATGTGAAGGGCCGCATCGCCTGGTCCGTGCCGGAGCTTTTCTCGGTCTGGTCGGGCGCCCTCGCCACCGCCGGCGGCGTGGTGTTCTACGGCACGCTGGAGGGCTACCTGAAGGCCGTGGACGCGACGACCGGCAAGGAGCTCTACCGCTTCAAGACGCCGTCCGGCATCGTCGGCAACGTCATGACCTACACCCATCGCGGCCGGCAATGTGTGGCGGTGCTGTCCGGGATCGGCGGCTGGGCGGGCATCGGCCTCGCCGCTGGCCTCGCCGACCCCGACGCCGGCTCCGGCGCCAAGGACGCCTACGCCGCACTCGACCGCTACACGGCGCTCGGCGGCCAGCTCACCGTCTTCGCGCTGCCTGAGGGGTTTTAG
- a CDS encoding Glutathione S-transferase domain (PFAM: Glutathione S-transferase domain~KEGG: pna:Pnap_2404 glutathione S-transferase, N-terminal domain) — translation MALKFYMTPGSCSTGIHILLETLELPFEVWVINIPAGDHLRPEYLKINPRGTIPSLVLDDGTALTDFKSIALWLAQTYPRAKLLPDDPALAAQAVDLLEFALIQLHGEGFTRIFTSERYISSGGAKPGQQLKDDVTSHGREIVEQAFAVLEKRLPAEGYAVGPAFSIADAALFYNEFWAEKTGIPMPPRVLAHYQRVRARPVVRQVLAEEGYRT, via the coding sequence ATGGCACTGAAATTCTACATGACGCCGGGTTCGTGTTCGACCGGCATCCACATCCTGCTCGAAACGCTGGAACTGCCGTTCGAGGTCTGGGTCATCAACATTCCGGCCGGCGACCACCTGCGCCCGGAATATCTCAAGATCAATCCGAGGGGCACGATCCCCAGCCTCGTGCTCGATGACGGCACCGCCCTCACCGATTTCAAGTCCATCGCGCTGTGGCTGGCGCAGACCTACCCGCGCGCCAAGCTCCTGCCGGACGATCCCGCGCTGGCGGCGCAAGCGGTGGACCTGCTGGAATTCGCGCTGATCCAGCTGCATGGCGAGGGCTTCACCCGCATCTTCACCTCCGAACGCTACATATCGTCGGGCGGCGCGAAGCCCGGACAGCAACTGAAGGACGACGTGACCTCCCATGGCCGGGAGATCGTCGAGCAGGCATTCGCAGTGCTGGAAAAGCGTCTGCCGGCCGAGGGCTATGCGGTTGGACCGGCTTTCTCCATTGCCGACGCGGCGTTGTTCTACAACGAGTTCTGGGCGGAAAAGACCGGCATTCCCATGCCGCCGCGCGTGCTCGCCCACTACCAGCGGGTGCGGGCGCGGCCGGTGGTGAGGCAGGTGCTGGCCGAGGAAGGCTACCGCACCTGA
- a CDS encoding hypothetical protein (KEGG: vei:Veis_4172 DNA methylase N-4/N-6 domain protein), translating into MARSPKAPKSSKAVDALKHEAATRVNISTAEMESFFRRDEDASPMAPVHYPRARPLGEGETRTREEPRQPELIWNGAKITITPEQMQQLAETGTLTLADAQLVWRGKDRQDWSDLVVNVPPLYIQEKIHPKAIIDDLKRRTAEKRDADTDAPDLFSDFNGIAPDQRAEFYQHDQHWSNRLILGDSLRLLPRRQRSLQEPEDSPAGRDRRGRLGHALFRHVPAVSTAAGAAHRSQGHQSLRG; encoded by the coding sequence ATGGCCCGTTCTCCGAAGGCCCCCAAATCCTCCAAGGCCGTCGATGCGCTGAAGCATGAGGCGGCCACCCGGGTGAACATTTCCACCGCGGAGATGGAGAGCTTCTTCCGGCGCGACGAGGATGCCTCGCCCATGGCGCCGGTGCATTATCCCCGGGCGCGGCCGCTGGGGGAGGGGGAGACGCGCACCCGGGAGGAGCCGCGCCAGCCCGAATTGATCTGGAACGGGGCGAAGATCACCATCACGCCGGAGCAGATGCAGCAGCTGGCGGAAACCGGCACGCTCACGCTTGCCGACGCGCAGCTGGTGTGGCGGGGCAAGGACCGGCAGGACTGGTCCGACCTCGTGGTGAACGTGCCGCCGCTCTATATCCAGGAGAAGATCCACCCGAAAGCCATCATCGACGACCTGAAGCGCCGCACGGCGGAAAAGCGGGACGCGGACACCGACGCGCCCGACCTGTTCTCCGATTTCAACGGCATCGCGCCGGACCAGCGGGCGGAATTCTACCAGCACGACCAGCACTGGTCGAACCGGCTGATCCTGGGCGACAGCCTACGCCTACTTCCTCGGCGCCAACGATCCCTACAAGAGCCTGAAGACAGCCCTGCAGGCCGAGATCGACGCGGACGCCTGGGCCACGCTCTATTCCGACACGTCCCGGCCGTTTCCACGGCCGCCGGGGCGGCGCATCGCAGTCAAGGTCATCAATCACTTCGGGGATGA
- a CDS encoding protein of unknown function DUF344 (PFAM: protein of unknown function DUF344~KEGG: bbt:BBta_1858 hypothetical protein), whose protein sequence is MTSKEKPTLQAIDDESVPARMPAAVEASLAEERREAAQEAELSAVAAIASENPADGALNSGIEAIIAGAAPDDAVRLRKSLGLPKPDGHTRVTSDELADDWRLGGYPFKYKMLRRDYEREKFILQTELLKLQSWVKDAQQRVIILFEGRDAAGKGGAIKRFMEHLNPRGARVVALEKPSDVERGQWYFQRYVEHLPTRGEIVLFDRSWYNRAGVERVMGFCSDEEYREFLRQAPEFERNLVRSGIHLIKFWFSVSRDEQRRRFKERKVHPLKQWKLSPVDLASLDKWEDYTRAKEAMFFHTDTADSPWTVIKSDDKKRARLNAMRYVLHSLPYKDKAPARIGMVDNLLVGRANTIHERGEFTFTSSR, encoded by the coding sequence ATGACGAGCAAGGAAAAACCCACCCTCCAAGCCATCGACGACGAGAGCGTGCCCGCCCGGATGCCGGCCGCCGTCGAAGCCAGCCTCGCCGAGGAACGGCGCGAGGCGGCGCAGGAAGCGGAACTGTCGGCCGTGGCGGCCATCGCCTCGGAGAACCCTGCGGACGGCGCACTGAACTCCGGCATCGAGGCGATCATCGCGGGCGCCGCGCCCGACGATGCGGTGCGCCTGCGCAAATCCCTGGGCTTGCCGAAGCCGGATGGGCACACCCGGGTGACCAGCGACGAACTGGCCGACGACTGGCGCCTGGGCGGCTACCCGTTCAAGTACAAGATGTTGCGGCGCGACTACGAGCGCGAGAAATTCATCCTCCAGACCGAGCTTCTCAAGCTCCAGTCCTGGGTCAAGGACGCCCAGCAGCGCGTCATCATCCTGTTCGAGGGGCGCGATGCCGCCGGCAAGGGCGGTGCCATCAAGCGCTTCATGGAGCATCTCAACCCCCGTGGCGCACGGGTGGTCGCTTTGGAAAAGCCGAGCGATGTGGAGCGCGGCCAGTGGTATTTCCAGCGCTATGTGGAGCACCTGCCCACGCGGGGCGAGATCGTGCTGTTCGACCGCAGCTGGTACAACCGCGCCGGCGTCGAACGCGTCATGGGCTTCTGCTCGGATGAGGAATACCGCGAATTCCTGCGCCAGGCGCCGGAGTTCGAGCGCAACCTGGTGCGCAGCGGCATCCACCTGATCAAGTTCTGGTTCTCCGTGAGCCGCGATGAGCAGCGACGCCGCTTCAAGGAGCGCAAGGTCCACCCGCTCAAGCAATGGAAGCTGTCCCCGGTGGACCTCGCCTCCCTCGACAAGTGGGAGGACTACACCCGCGCCAAGGAAGCCATGTTCTTCCACACCGACACGGCGGATTCGCCCTGGACGGTCATCAAGTCCGACGACAAGAAGCGCGCGCGCCTGAACGCCATGCGCTACGTGCTGCATTCCCTGCCCTACAAGGACAAGGCCCCGGCGCGGATCGGCATGGTCGACAATCTGCTGGTGGGCCGCGCCAACACCATCCACGAGCGCGGCGAATTCACCTTCACCTCGTCCCGCTGA
- a CDS encoding acyltransferase 3 (PFAM: acyltransferase 3~KEGG: mlo:mlr6758 exopolysaccharide biosynthesis protein), translated as MKPTYLVNVQILRFFAAALVVFAHVGVEVGNVAARTGRSFDEIGLIDWGLGVDIFFVISGFIMYYMMHDRFGAPGAPVDFLRRRLIRIVPLYWICTSLMLAALLAAPQLINNNGLDLKHVVASYTFIPWPRADGELFPILSLGWTLNYEMLFYALFAVALLLPRRAGLTALGAMFLLLILAALLAPDRFFLLKFWGNPIIGEFLLGTCVAALFINGRRLSGTIALALVVAGIALALAFFQTSAYEHVWRLVTGGIPAAFIVAAAVLGPALRENGLARALALGGDASYALYLTHPFTIKLFGVAGAKVGLPLVAIYAIGFVLTVLVSVAVHLWAEKPIGQWLVRKTASPKRAVRAAS; from the coding sequence ATGAAACCCACCTATCTCGTCAACGTGCAGATCCTGCGCTTCTTCGCGGCCGCTCTGGTGGTGTTCGCCCATGTGGGTGTGGAAGTCGGCAACGTCGCCGCGCGCACCGGACGCTCGTTTGACGAGATCGGCCTCATCGACTGGGGCCTTGGCGTCGACATCTTCTTCGTCATCAGCGGCTTCATCATGTACTACATGATGCACGACCGCTTCGGCGCCCCCGGCGCCCCCGTGGACTTCCTGCGCCGGCGGCTCATCCGCATCGTGCCGCTCTACTGGATCTGCACCTCCCTGATGTTGGCCGCGCTGCTGGCGGCGCCGCAGCTCATCAACAACAACGGGCTCGACCTGAAGCACGTCGTCGCGTCCTACACCTTCATCCCTTGGCCGCGCGCCGATGGGGAACTGTTCCCCATCCTGTCCCTGGGCTGGACGCTCAATTACGAGATGCTGTTCTACGCCCTGTTCGCGGTGGCGCTGCTACTGCCCCGCCGGGCCGGGCTCACGGCGCTGGGGGCCATGTTCCTCCTTCTCATCCTCGCCGCCCTCCTCGCGCCGGACCGTTTCTTTCTGCTGAAATTCTGGGGCAATCCCATCATCGGCGAGTTCCTGCTGGGCACCTGCGTGGCCGCGCTCTTTATCAATGGACGCCGCCTCTCCGGCACCATCGCCCTGGCCTTGGTGGTGGCCGGCATCGCCCTCGCCCTGGCCTTCTTCCAGACCTCCGCCTACGAGCACGTCTGGCGCCTCGTCACCGGCGGCATTCCGGCAGCGTTCATCGTCGCCGCGGCCGTGCTCGGCCCGGCCCTGCGCGAGAATGGGCTGGCGCGGGCGCTGGCGCTGGGGGGCGACGCCTCCTACGCGCTCTATCTGACCCACCCCTTCACCATCAAGCTGTTCGGCGTGGCGGGGGCCAAGGTGGGCCTGCCGCTGGTCGCCATCTACGCCATCGGCTTCGTGCTGACGGTGCTGGTGTCGGTGGCCGTCCACCTGTGGGCGGAAAAGCCCATCGGCCAGTGGCTGGTGCGCAAGACCGCAAGCCCCAAGCGCGCCGTCCGCGCCGCCTCCTGA
- a CDS encoding conserved hypothetical protein (KEGG: dra:DR2185 hypothetical protein), which translates to MTRADIQALADFLPPLQQPGFTAGNVRGGEQTEPGVLQMPFIDYDPVVDAFVEAAYRQSWVLTDFDWQVWAQSDEAKALQGEEAAIATATPEQLGRLITVCVRQERFCEGALMSAFDSGLILRIVERAAVLAGDPSSDLG; encoded by the coding sequence ATGACCCGCGCGGATATTCAGGCATTGGCCGATTTTCTTCCCCCGTTGCAGCAGCCCGGTTTCACTGCAGGCAATGTGAGGGGAGGCGAGCAGACAGAGCCGGGCGTTTTGCAAATGCCATTCATCGACTACGATCCCGTGGTCGATGCTTTCGTTGAGGCAGCCTATCGGCAATCCTGGGTGTTGACGGATTTCGACTGGCAAGTCTGGGCGCAGTCCGACGAGGCGAAAGCGTTGCAAGGCGAAGAAGCGGCAATCGCGACGGCAACCCCAGAGCAACTTGGGCGGCTGATCACCGTCTGCGTCCGGCAGGAGCGGTTTTGCGAAGGCGCACTGATGTCTGCATTCGATTCCGGCCTGATCTTGCGCATCGTCGAGCGTGCGGCCGTCCTTGCCGGCGATCCTTCCTCGGACCTTGGATGA